GTTCGAAATGGCGGGGCGACAACAACAACCGCTGTTCATCGAGCCAGTCGAAGAGATTGCGTTCGGACGTCATACATTGCTCCGGGATTCGTTCGGCCGCGACCTCATGCTTTAAATGTCGGGCATTCTTTTGTTGGTGATTCAGAATGGCGCCCCGAATCCGTTGGAAGCAATACGTCTTCGATAGCATGCAGCCGCGATTCAACGCTTCCCATAGGGCGATTCGTGCGATTTGGGCGCAGTCTTCCTGTTCGTTCGGGTGAATCGATAGGTGGCGGATGACATAGTGAATCATCGGTTCCCATTCATAGATTTGATCATCAATGTGAGTCATGTGGTGATTCTTTTCCGAGCGCTCTGTTGATTTTCCTAGGTTAATTCGAGTATAGTCATCGATATCCGAGATGGACTAGCGCCCTTATCGCACATAAGCCTAGGGCTTGTTTGAAATATCAGCTTACAATAACGAATGGAGTCGAAAGGCTAACGCACAGCAACAACCAATCGTCGAATATCGATGAATATCCGGCGAAGCGAATGAATGTCGTTTTGTACGTTAATTGTTTTGAACTGTCAACTTTACAGATAATCAAATGAATGAAGAAATAAGGCGTTATCTTTCGAGATGATGGGATCTCTTGAGTGATGTCCAAACAGAAAGGCACGAACCTTCCTCACAATGAGGGAGGTTCGTGCCTATTTTAGTTCGCCTGTCGCAACTCGATACGCGTGATCTTACTTTCATATTCGGCCATGATTTCGATTGAGGCTGAACCGGAATCAAATGCCAAAGCGTCAAAGACGACGACGTTGGGAGTAGGGACGTTACCATCGTTTGCGAGTGCCATGCCTCGTACCGATTTTTCATCGTAGGCAAGTGTATATGGCACCTCGGTTTGATTCTCGACATAGAGGACGACTTGATAACGTCCGCTTTCTGGAATGTCGAGACGCAGGTCTAATGGGTTGTCAGGCGTGATCGTCTCGTTCATATCGACGGCAAGCAATCCTGTCTGGCCTGACGGAAATGGGAGGGCTTCATCCGTTGAGACCGGCTCACCGAACACCGGGACGTTATCTTTCCACGTGAACGGCTGCATCCGAACGTTCCGTGTCCAACCGCTCCCTTCCGCCCGAGCGGCGTGATAGACGATCCAGTCCTCGCTTCCATCAGGGGATGTCACGAACGAGGCGTGGCCAGGGCCGAAGACGTCACCGCTCGACGAGAAGACGGGTTTTTCTTGCTTGGTCCAGGCGTCCGGGTCCATCAGGTCGGAATCGCTTGTCGCTGACAAGAGACCGAGCTGGTAAAAGTCGGTCCAACTGCCGCTCGCCGAATAGACGATATGGATTTGACCACCTTTCATGAGGATTTGAGGCCCCTCATTGATTGACGGTGGGGCACCGAGCGACTCCCAGTCATATGTCGGACTTGACAACTCGACCCGCTCGCTTGAAATCGTCATCGGGTCTGACATCTCGGCGATATATAGGTATTGGCTGACGTTGACGTCGCCTTCCCAACCCGACCAGACGTAATACAAATCATCTCCGTTTTTGAGAATCGTGCCGTCGATGGCCCACTTACCGGATGGGTCCTCGATGACACCTTTTTCCGTATAGTCCGAGAATGGATCGGCGGTCGCCGACTCGAGTACGTACATTTTGTGCACCTCACCCGGCATGACGGCCGCGTAGTAGACGTACCAGCGGTCGTTCACGAAATGGATCTCTGGGGCCCAAATGTCCCGTTCGCCTTTCGTCGGTTGCCAGATGACCTTTGATTCGGCTGTCGCCAGCTCGGTCGGGGCGTCGGTGCGCCACAGCGTGACGTTGCTGCCGGTCGTCTGTGTATAGACGTATGACCCTTCATGCTCATATAGGAACGGGTCGGCACCGTCCGGTAGAATCGGGTTCATGAACGTGTCACTCTCGGTCAATTGATCCGCTCTAGTGAGTGACCAACCGACGAGAGCGATGGCGATGACACCGACGAGGGTAGCGATGATCCACATGGATTTTCGTTTCATAAGCTCCTCCTTTAGAAGAAAAGGTGCCCCCTTAGAGGCACCTGTGATGGATTAACGGATTTCGTGATGCCACTGTTCATTGATATGACGAATCGTCTCGAGTGGGACTTTCGGTTCCCGGTCGTACGTGAGGAGACCATTGATCTCTTGTTCGACGTCCGTCAATTGCGTGTAGCAATAGCCATGGAGCGCACGGGAGGCGTAGACCGCGTCCATGATGCGGGCGTAATCGTTCACGAACGTCTCGCCGTCCGAGACGGAGGTATAGCCCCAACCGGCGTCGCCGCCAATCTTATAGCCGATGCCACCGAACTCGGTCAACAAAATCGGCTCGCCTTGATGGCTGAAGCCGTTTGCGTAAATGCGACGGCGGGCCGGTTGCGAGGCAAGAAGTGATTCAGTCGTCGAAAGGTCTTGTTTATACACTTCATACTTTTTCGTCTCGTCTGCTTGGCCGTGATTGTAGTTATGGATGGCGCAAATGTCGCTCACGGTCAGTTCCCATCCGTCATTCGAAATGACCGGACGTGTCCCGTCGATTGAGTGAATCAAGTGGTACATCGCCTGTGAGTGATGCTGCTGCATCGCATCCGACCGGACGAGCGGGATGCCCCAGCTCTCGTTCAATGGCACCCAAGCTACGATCGAAGGATGGTTATAGTCACGTTCGACGATCTCGATCCATTCTTTCGTCAGGCGGGCCGCCGCGTCTTCGGTATAGAAAGCAGATGCCGCCGACTCACCCCAAACGAGATAGCCGAGATGGTCCGCCCAGTAGAGGAAGCGGGGGTCTTCGACTTTTTGGTGCTTTCGGCACCCGTTAAAGCCCATTTCCTTCGCGAGTTCGATGTCTCGCTTCAACGCGTCGTCCGACGGTGGGGTGAGCAGGCTTTCCCGCCAATAGCCTTGGTCGAGGACGAGCTTTTGGTAGTACGGCTTGTTGTTCAAGTAGAACATGCCTCCCTCCGTATGGATCTTCCGCATCCCGAAATACGACGTCACTTCGTCGATTATTTGTTCGCCATCCTTTAGTCGAAAGATGATATCGAACAAGTTCGGGTTCTCCGGGGTCCACGTGCGGCCGTCGTGATGGAAATTCGTATGGAAGATATGAGGTCCCATCACATTGACGGCGCGCTTCCCGTTCGAAGAGACGAGCCGGGTCTGCTCCAAACTGACGAGCTCGCCTTGGAAAGAAATCTCGGTTTCGAGCGTGAGACCGACCGCACTTGGTGAGACGTCGTAAGCTAGGCGAATCTCGCCTTGGTCAAGGTCAGGTGTCATCCGGACACGCGAGATTGATGCGTTCGGGACATGCTCGAGCCAGACGCTCTGCCAAATGCCGGTCGTCCGCGTGTACCAAATCGAGTCGGGTGCTTCCTGCCAAAACTGTTTCCCGCGTGGAATCGTTTCGTCCGTCGACGGGTCGAACACACGGACAGCGACGCGTTCTTCTCCGTGGTTCAATGCGTCAGTGATATCGAATGAGAACGGGGTCTGGCCGCCGACCTGCGTGCCGACCAACTGGTCATTCACATAGACGGCCGTCTCGTAATCGACGGCATTGAAATGTAAGATGACGCGCTCGTTCCAATCGCTTGGCACATCAAACGTCCGCTCGTACCAGACGATGTCGTGAAAACTTGGGTCATGGATGCCGCTCCGTTCTGTTTGATAGGCGAACGGGACGTTGATGGTAAGAGGGAGATCATTTCTTTTGTACCAATGTTCATGGAGCCCCTTGTTGTCATCATCGAAGGCGAATCGCCAAGCGCCATCGAGTGTTTGCCAGTCTTTTCGGATGAATTGTGGGCGAGGGAAGTGTGTGATCGTCATAAGTGTCTACTCCTTTGTTGGTTACTGAATCAACAGTCCATCATTTGTCTCTGTTAATGAGAAGAACGTCGGGCGCTCCATCCCATGTGGTGTGTCTGGAGAATGAGTGCAAAGCATCAGTTCGCCTGAGAACGTACGGAACAGGCTACAGTGCCCGGCATCTTTATCGAGGAAGAGCGTCTCGTCCTCTTCCCAAGGCCCGAAAATCGAACCTGATTTGGAGCGGACGACGGCGACCGTATAGCCGCCGGCACCACCGGTCACATCGGCATTGGCGTAACTCGACCAGAACATGAGCAAGTCACCGTTCGTTGCTTGATAGAAAAACGGGGCATCGGTCAGATAGCCTTCTTTCTGGATGCGTGGGTCGCTGAACTTTCGAATCCACGATTGATGGCCGGCACGAACAATCGGAAACGGTTTGCCAATCGGACGTCCATGATCAAGTTCGATCCCCTTGATTTCCCCGTAGTATTGCTGGGTCCATTCGTGGCAGTAGACGAGGAAACGTCGTCCGTCTTCCTCGTAGAATGTCCCGTCGAGCGCCTCCTCGTCTGGAGGGGTCGTCGCTTCGTTATAAAGCGGGCGATACGGTCCGCCGGGATGGTCGGCCCGCAAAATCGTCGTGCCCCGATGGACACCGATCCCGCCTTTGCATGTCGCAAGCATCCAATAACTGTCGTCGACGTGATGAACCTCAGGCGCCCAGTAATGACGAACCCCCCAATATCCGGCAGGAGGAGTGAACGCAAGGTAAGGGCCGGTCCAGTCTTCGAGATTCGGACTGGTGTATACATAGAAGCCGGGCTCGACGTCGCCGATGCCGTCGGCGAACGTCGTCCCGAATAAGTAATATGTTTCTGTCGATTCATCCGAAAAAACGAACGGATCGCGCATATGAAGATCCGTCCGTTTCACGGTTTGAATCGGAAGATGTGTCGTTTGCATCAACATCGCCTCACTTGATTCCAGAATTGGTGACGCCTTTGACGAAGTATTTGTTCGCCCAGAGGAAGATGATAAGTGCCGGCACCGTCGCGACGACGGTCGAGGCCATCATGGCAGCCGGATTCACGAAGTTTGAGCCTTGGACGAGTGTGGCGACCCCGAGCGTGAGCGTCTTCATCTCATCGCTGTTCGTGACGAGTGACGGCCAGAGAAAGTCGTTGTAGATGGCGAGGAATGTGACCACTCCAAGCGTCGTGACGACCGGTTTGATTGAAGGGAAGATGACCTTCGTCAAGACCTGCCACTGTGAGGCGCCATCGAGATAAGCCGCTTCTTCGAGCTCTTTTGGAAACGAGCGCAAGAAGTTGTAAATCAAGAACACGCCAAGCGTCCCGGCCGAATAAGGCAAGATGAGCGGTGCATACGTATCGAGCAAGTCCGCGCTCTTGAACAGATAGAAGGCGGGGAACAGTGTGACGATTCCCGGGACGGTCAAAGCGACGACGACGATACCGAGAATGACTTTCTTCCCCGGGATATCGAGACGGGCCAGCGCGTAGGCGGCGAGGACGTCGACGAAGATGACGAGCACTGTCCCGATTAATGTAACGATGGCCGTGTTGATCGTCCATTGGACCATGTTCGAGTCGGCCGAAGCCGAGAAGATGCTGGCGTAGTTTTCAAGTGTCCATTGACGCGGGAACAGTGAGGCACTCGCAAGCGATTCACTCAGCGTCTTAAAGGACGTGAACACCATCCAGACGAGCGGGAAGAGAAAGAGCACGGCGAGTACAGAGGCGACCGCAACAAGAATCCCTGATTTGATACGTTTCTGTCTCATGTGATTTTTCGCTCCTTTTTGTCGATTGTAGCAGCTGGGTGCTGATTGACGTTCGTCGGTCCGGCATTGACGGCCCGTTTCAAACGTTTCCGTTCTTTGCGACTCGGTTTCGCGAGGTCGTCTTTGTCGCTCTTATACGAGATCCAATATTGGATGCCGGTGATGAGCATCATGATGACTCCCATGAGGAGCGCCATCGCCGATCCGACCCCGAGCTGGTTGTTGCCGAAGACGGTCGTGTTGATGCCCATGATGAGTGAACTCGTCGACTGTTCCGGTCCGCCTCGTGTGATGAGGAGTGATTGTCCATATAAGTTGAACGAGGCGATGACCGTCGTGATCATGACGAAAATCGAGATGTTTCGAATCTCTGGTAATGTGATGAAACGGAACTTGTTCCAAGCCGACGCCCCGTCCAAGTCAGCGGCCTCGTAGAGCGTGCCGTCGACCTCGTCGAGCGCGTTGACGAATAACAACATGTTGAAGCCGATCGTCCACCAGATGGTCGCGATGACGATGACGAGCCAGGCATACGGTTGATCACCCGTCCAGTTGATTGGCGACGAGATGAGTCCGGCCTTCATCAAAATATTGTTGATGTATCCACCGTTCGCGCCGAAGAGCCACAAGTAGATGGCCGATACGGCGGTGACGGAGATTGAGTATGACAAGAAAAAGACGGTCCGGAAGAACGTCTTCAATTTTTTCGGTAAGTGCTCGATCAATAGGGCGAGGCCGAGACTGATCAAGATGAGCGGCGGTACGCTCAGCACGATGAACATGAGGGTGTTTTTGAGCGAGGTCATGAACGTTCGATTATAAATCGTATCGGGTGTCAAGATGTCGACGTAGTTTTTTAAGCCGATGAAGCCGTTGTTTCCGACCGACAACCGGAAGTCATGAAGACTGATCCAGATGCCGTATAAGAGCGGGATTAACCAAAAGACTAGGAAGCTTACCAGGAATGGGACAACGAAGATGAACCCAAGCCATTTTGATTTGTTCGTCATATGCACGGGGAAGACCCTCCTTCATAAGAAATCAGTGCAGGATACCCTGCACTGACCTCGTGTCCTTCAGCTTATTGAGTATCTGCGATCTGTTTAGCGGCTTTCGTCGCTTTTTCAAGCTCACTCATGAGCGCATCTTTTGTAAGATTTGGTTCACTCGTCAACTTCGTGAAGACGACTTCGTTCATGTAACGCATTTGCTCATCGAATTGATAGACGCGCGGTGCGGCCACATACGTGTCGAGCTGTTTTTGGTTCTTCGCAGCCAACTCGTATTTCTCTGGGTCTTCCGTGATCAAGTCGAGTGTCGCAAGGTGTGACGGTGTCTGGCCAGATTCAGCCCAGTTCGCCAAGTTCTCCGGTGTGTACAAGTACTTCAAGAACTCAGAGATGCCATCTTTCACTTCTTCGTCTTCGACTGAAGCAGCGACCGAGATCGTATGGGCGTTACCTGTCGTGGCTGCCGTTTCGAAGAGTGTCGGCATGGCACCGATACCGAGGTTGTCCGCATACTTCTCTTTCACGGCTTGGTAGTACCAAGGGCCGGTCATCGTGACGGCTGTTTGTTTGGCACCTTCATCTGCTGACTTCATGAACGCCTGGAACTCACCGTCGAGGCCGAGTTTTTCAGGGGACGTATTGTCTTTGAAGACCATGTCATGATATTGCATGAGCGCATCAGCATAGTCGCTTTGCGTGAAGTCGAGATACCCGTCTTTTGCGAGGTCGATACCGTTTTGTGCGGCCGCGGCTGTGAAGTAGAACGTCGTCAAGCCGGTCGATGGGAGACCGAACGCATAGAGGTTCTCGTTCTCGCTTTGAAGCGTTTCGCCGAGTGCTTTCAATTGCTCGTAGTCCGTCGGAGCCTCGCTGACGAGTTCTTCGTTATAGAACATCGTGAGCGGGTGAATGTCGAGCGGTACCCCGAATAGTTTGTCTTCGACCGTACCCGACTGGATACCTGCCGCGTTAAAGTCGTCCTCTGCAAGTCCGGCTGTTTCCATATAAGGACCGGCGTCTTGAATCAACTGGTCTTTTTGATATGTTTCAAGGCTCGTCTCATGGATGACGACCAAATCGTAATTCCCTGATTTGAATTTCGTATAGTGATCCTTCTCTTGCGACTGAACGACCTCGAACTCGTCCTGGCTAGAGTTGAACCCGTCCACGATTTTTGTCATGAAGGCACCGTCCCCGCCGGTGAAACCGTTGATGAACTTGATTTGTGTTTTCCCGCTATCACTTGAAGAGTCGCCCCCGCTACAAGCTGCGAGCGAAAATACCAACAACCCCGTTGAAGCCGCAGCTCCAATTTTTTTCATGTTCATATGAATCCTCCTCCAATAATGGTGTAACCGCTTTCAAATAAAACTTAACGAATTTTAATGAATAATGCAACATATTTTTTACTAAAAAAATTAACTACTATTTTTATTTAATTTAATAACATCATTAATTTAATTCCAATTAGATAAGTTATGTCGAAATATAAATCGCTACACCCGTGCTAAATAGCGATTTATTCACGAATAATTAGTAAAATTACATTGACTTTTAGTAAAATAATGACGAGAATGGAGTTGTGAAAG
This sequence is a window from Exiguobacterium mexicanum. Protein-coding genes within it:
- a CDS encoding sigma factor produces the protein MTHIDDQIYEWEPMIHYVIRHLSIHPNEQEDCAQIARIALWEALNRGCMLSKTYCFQRIRGAILNHQQKNARHLKHEVAAERIPEQCMTSERNLFDWLDEQRLLLSPRHFELLCHLIDGTEQTLSYSPSRLRAYKADVQRELKEAINLKE
- a CDS encoding glycoside hydrolase family 43 protein, which codes for MKRKSMWIIATLVGVIAIALVGWSLTRADQLTESDTFMNPILPDGADPFLYEHEGSYVYTQTTGSNVTLWRTDAPTELATAESKVIWQPTKGERDIWAPEIHFVNDRWYVYYAAVMPGEVHKMYVLESATADPFSDYTEKGVIEDPSGKWAIDGTILKNGDDLYYVWSGWEGDVNVSQYLYIAEMSDPMTISSERVELSSPTYDWESLGAPPSINEGPQILMKGGQIHIVYSASGSWTDFYQLGLLSATSDSDLMDPDAWTKQEKPVFSSSGDVFGPGHASFVTSPDGSEDWIVYHAARAEGSGWTRNVRMQPFTWKDNVPVFGEPVSTDEALPFPSGQTGLLAVDMNETITPDNPLDLRLDIPESGRYQVVLYVENQTEVPYTLAYDEKSVRGMALANDGNVPTPNVVVFDALAFDSGSASIEIMAEYESKITRIELRQAN
- a CDS encoding glycoside hydrolase family 2 protein produces the protein MTITHFPRPQFIRKDWQTLDGAWRFAFDDDNKGLHEHWYKRNDLPLTINVPFAYQTERSGIHDPSFHDIVWYERTFDVPSDWNERVILHFNAVDYETAVYVNDQLVGTQVGGQTPFSFDITDALNHGEERVAVRVFDPSTDETIPRGKQFWQEAPDSIWYTRTTGIWQSVWLEHVPNASISRVRMTPDLDQGEIRLAYDVSPSAVGLTLETEISFQGELVSLEQTRLVSSNGKRAVNVMGPHIFHTNFHHDGRTWTPENPNLFDIIFRLKDGEQIIDEVTSYFGMRKIHTEGGMFYLNNKPYYQKLVLDQGYWRESLLTPPSDDALKRDIELAKEMGFNGCRKHQKVEDPRFLYWADHLGYLVWGESAASAFYTEDAAARLTKEWIEIVERDYNHPSIVAWVPLNESWGIPLVRSDAMQQHHSQAMYHLIHSIDGTRPVISNDGWELTVSDICAIHNYNHGQADETKKYEVYKQDLSTTESLLASQPARRRIYANGFSHQGEPILLTEFGGIGYKIGGDAGWGYTSVSDGETFVNDYARIMDAVYASRALHGYCYTQLTDVEQEINGLLTYDREPKVPLETIRHINEQWHHEIR
- a CDS encoding glycoside hydrolase family 43 protein, translated to MQTTHLPIQTVKRTDLHMRDPFVFSDESTETYYLFGTTFADGIGDVEPGFYVYTSPNLEDWTGPYLAFTPPAGYWGVRHYWAPEVHHVDDSYWMLATCKGGIGVHRGTTILRADHPGGPYRPLYNEATTPPDEEALDGTFYEEDGRRFLVYCHEWTQQYYGEIKGIELDHGRPIGKPFPIVRAGHQSWIRKFSDPRIQKEGYLTDAPFFYQATNGDLLMFWSSYANADVTGGAGGYTVAVVRSKSGSIFGPWEEDETLFLDKDAGHCSLFRTFSGELMLCTHSPDTPHGMERPTFFSLTETNDGLLIQ
- a CDS encoding carbohydrate ABC transporter permease, with protein sequence MRQKRIKSGILVAVASVLAVLFLFPLVWMVFTSFKTLSESLASASLFPRQWTLENYASIFSASADSNMVQWTINTAIVTLIGTVLVIFVDVLAAYALARLDIPGKKVILGIVVVALTVPGIVTLFPAFYLFKSADLLDTYAPLILPYSAGTLGVFLIYNFLRSFPKELEEAAYLDGASQWQVLTKVIFPSIKPVVTTLGVVTFLAIYNDFLWPSLVTNSDEMKTLTLGVATLVQGSNFVNPAAMMASTVVATVPALIIFLWANKYFVKGVTNSGIK
- a CDS encoding carbohydrate ABC transporter permease, yielding MTNKSKWLGFIFVVPFLVSFLVFWLIPLLYGIWISLHDFRLSVGNNGFIGLKNYVDILTPDTIYNRTFMTSLKNTLMFIVLSVPPLILISLGLALLIEHLPKKLKTFFRTVFFLSYSISVTAVSAIYLWLFGANGGYINNILMKAGLISSPINWTGDQPYAWLVIVIATIWWTIGFNMLLFVNALDEVDGTLYEAADLDGASAWNKFRFITLPEIRNISIFVMITTVIASFNLYGQSLLITRGGPEQSTSSLIMGINTTVFGNNQLGVGSAMALLMGVIMMLITGIQYWISYKSDKDDLAKPSRKERKRLKRAVNAGPTNVNQHPAATIDKKERKIT
- a CDS encoding extracellular solute-binding protein, translated to MNMKKIGAAASTGLLVFSLAACSGGDSSSDSGKTQIKFINGFTGGDGAFMTKIVDGFNSSQDEFEVVQSQEKDHYTKFKSGNYDLVVIHETSLETYQKDQLIQDAGPYMETAGLAEDDFNAAGIQSGTVEDKLFGVPLDIHPLTMFYNEELVSEAPTDYEQLKALGETLQSENENLYAFGLPSTGLTTFYFTAAAAQNGIDLAKDGYLDFTQSDYADALMQYHDMVFKDNTSPEKLGLDGEFQAFMKSADEGAKQTAVTMTGPWYYQAVKEKYADNLGIGAMPTLFETAATTGNAHTISVAASVEDEEVKDGISEFLKYLYTPENLANWAESGQTPSHLATLDLITEDPEKYELAAKNQKQLDTYVAAPRVYQFDEQMRYMNEVVFTKLTSEPNLTKDALMSELEKATKAAKQIADTQ